The genomic interval AATGTACGTAGCCACTGGAAACATTTGTTTcattacacgtcatttatctgacgcttttatccaaagcgacttacaataagtgcatttaaccataaggacaaactcagaacaagaaagtgcaatttcctcataagccagtttacaacttgctatagataagtgtcattataagtccaatgtaagtggaGAGtgtttagtctgaagatgtgaaggctctctgtggagatctagtggagtgttttgctctcagtgagacTGAAGCAAAGCTGATGTTACATCAGTATCGCTGATAGTTGCATAATGAACAATAAATCACAGGTTGTGACCTTTCGTTTACGAGTGTTGGTTGAATGAGATGGCTTTTTTCGGCTTACTCCCCTGTGAAAGTCTTTTTACGGTTTATCCTGTTTTTCCAGCGCActtcattcacacacctacaggatGAACACATGCGGTTGTATGAATTTCTTTTGAGGCACTTTGATGCAAAAGCTGTAAACATTGtgctaaaacaatgaaatacattttattctctGTTGATCAATAATAATAGCTGTTAGTTGAGGTGAACTAATGAATCCTTTCCTTCTCTTGTGTAAGGCGACATTAGAACACTGCATGGCTGATGCCACATGTTGGAGGGGAGGACCGCTCGATGTTGTGGATTCATTTCTTTGCATGTGAATCCGTTAAAAGACGTCAGTGAGCCGAGCAGCACAGGGAGTGGGCTGTGAGGCGCTGACCCACCTGATGGTGGATTATGACGTTGGGATCCCGGCAGACTGGGCAGGGGTTCCCACagatctcctctcctctctacaCAAACAGAATCAGTGGTTAGGGGACTTCCTGCGACCCCACGGATGCGATGAATGGGACCAATAGATTCAAATGGTTCACAATGCAAGTCTTGCGTGTCTTCTGTGGGGGGATGCCCCCTTTGTGGTTCCTCCTGTAGCCCGCCCACACCGGTTCCATCCCATACTTCTCGATGTACTCTGCCAGGGGAGAAGAACGTATGATGAGATAAAGCACAAGGACCGGAGAGGACACCGGACCCCTGTCTTCTAGGTACCTTCACTCTCCAGATAATCCCACGGCCGGTCCTGGTAGCGGAGCAGCGCCTCAGCGGCCTGAGCTGCTTGGTCCTGTTGGAGCGACGCTGCTGTGCAGAGCCGGTGACTTGGAGATAGAAACGGAGAGAGTCCAACGGGCCGCTGAATCCAAAGGAAAATGGTCTCAGCATTGCCATCACCACAAGAGTAACGGCACGTTAGCTCCTCTGCACCCGGTTAGAGCAAGAAGAGAATGGAaggttcttctcttctcttacGGAGCTTATAACAGCGTACTGCTCTCCTAGAGAGCTGCGCCGCACAGAAGCTGGTTACTTGTTAAATAGTAGGACGGGAGTCATCAAGCTCCTTCAGTGCAGACAGCTCATTCAAGATAACGCTCAAGGTTACAGTGAGTTGTACAATCCAATGCTGCCGTTGATATTGGAAGTAACTTCATCATTGCGTAGGTTTCTGACTACATGAATACTTTGTTACAAACATTGAATGGGTCGTAACACTACACATGAGATCCATCAAGCTTGTGTTCATCTTGGGAGAGGATcagtccctcctcttcttctacaTACATGCTGTATGTGCAGACTGGAGGCAAATGGCTCATTTTGGGCCACACTAAATAAACTTGGAATTGCGTATTTTAGCTGAAGAAGCACTACAGTGCTCCCCGTTTTAATAGTAACTTGGGCCACACATACAACGCATGTCACACTACTGAATCTGGCTTATTGTCCAGAGGTTCTCAAACTAGTTGAAGATAAATAAAGTAGAAACTAGCGACATCGATACCGGAGCAACCGCAGTGATCAACTGACGTCAACGTTACACGTTCCAAACGTACCGCTAAGCTACGTACACACGGAGATAGCAGCACATTCACACGAAATACCTGATACACTCGTGATGGACGTAAAAGGGAAGGCGAGAGACGGGACAGAGCCTTCGCGATGCCGCTGAGGGAGGCGGCCATGTTTTCTGCCACAGTGGGGTTGGAGGTTAAAGGTGAAAGAGCAAGTGATGATGTAACGGTAGCATATAAAGCGTTGCTTTTTTCAATCAtacatattaatattatattgtgTATGTGGAGCCATATTCTGACTTgacatgaaatgtttttatggAGGTTTTTATGGAGATTGTTAAAATTATTCGTTTTCGTCGCAACCATAGTGACGAAGAAACCCCCTGAAAGACAAACAAGTCGCCATTTTAAAGCAGTCgtgttacatttatatttacatttatatatcaGATCATAACTACAATCCCGCCAGATCAACGGCATCGTTTGGCGTGCTTTGCTGTCCAATGTATCATGCTAATGTACATTGTTTTCAATGTACATCTTGGGAGTATTTCCAAGTAACAGCTTGCAAACTGCGTGGTACGCCATTACGCCCTTGACAGGAGAATTGGAGGTCGGCCATCCACCATTTTGTTTCAGCCGAAACGGAAAAACACGTTACCCGTGACGTAAAAATCGTCACTGCGTATAAAGCCCAAGTCCCTCCTCCGCGCACTCATTCCTGGATTTGGTCGAAGGTAAGTGAAGTCAGAAAGACAGCGGGacttattttcaacattttgtcaGTCTAAAATGCGAAGTTCCTACGGAATAATTGCAAGAACAACCAAATGACTTCCGATATAACGGCAGACGACGGAATTCCTTCGGCTCTAaagtaaaatgtgtctttttgtgtgttttgcaggtaTGAGTTCGCTTTGCTGAAGACTTGACACGTCGAGGACTTTTGAACAACTCTActcaaattcatatttttttcttcaagtaATGGACATTTGATTACTATTTTTTGCCTCCAGTTTGTTCCTGAAGGAAAGGCTAGCTTTCAGCCCCACCCTTAAGAAGTACTTCCAGTTGATATTAAAACCATGAAGGGTTAATAATACAAAATTGATGAAATAAGAGATATAAGTGCCTGAGAAGCACACTCTAATACACCCGTGAAGCTGAGGACCTATAGTTTCCATAGTAAGTTGATTTTTGACGTTAAATCAAGTTAAACTGGTCGTAGACGGAGGGCTGTTAGCGGTAGCTGGCTAGCCGCCACCGTGAGTTAGCTTAGCTGCTTTATAGTATGAGCTCACACAGGAAAGTGGACGGAGGCACAAGGCTccgtttctttgtgtgtgagacGGAGTGGACGAGTTGGATAAATTCAAGTTAATTAATAAGTTAATTCGGAAATTATCCATAAGCAATCTATTCATAAAGATTGCCGTAGGCACTGAACAAACTAATTCATGACGTTGGACCTTTTTTTGCCTGCCAGATTCGTTGTATAGGCTGTGCGCCACGGAACGACCAAACACCGCAGTCTATACATAAAGATTGCATTAGCGTGAGGATTGTGGACAGATCTTGTGAAGCACTGTGTGTATACCGATAATTACAGCGCAGGGATCCAGAAAGCCCGCACCACGCACTCGGCAATCTGTGGATAAAGATTGCAGGATGACTCAAGCGAAGCGCTCTTTCGAAACACAAACAGTCGGGATGGTGAAATGGTGGAGGTTTGCCTTTCGTCGTCGGACAGCAGCGGGGGCCGCGTACTCGGAGTTTTTACTAAACCGTCCAGCAGAAAGTACAGAGACGCGCGGTGACTGGCGCTGCTCAGTGCGCGGGGAGCCATTGTTGCTCGCGCGGTGTTGTTCGGCTCGGCCGCCATGGAGGGGCGACGGGGGGCGGGCTCTGATTGGCACGCGCAGCGGGCGACGGAGGGCGGGCTCTGATTGGCGCGCGGCTCCAGGTCCCGCCCCTCTTCCCGGGAGGACCAAAGGCTGCCCGCGTAGAAGAAGAGTTTGACGTtaattttaaatattcagtaaGGCCTCGATGAATACGCCCCGTTGGTTCACAAACAACATGTCAGTAATGACATTCTGTCGGAAGGCATTTGAGTGTAGTCCTAGTTGTTTTCCATAATGGACCAGTGATGTATGTAGTAACACCAACAATGCATTTCAAAACACGTATTTAGGGCCATAATCTATACTGATCTTGTCTGTGTATTGATTGTGACATTTACAGGAAGTGGGTTATTTGCAGTGTTGTGGAGGTCTGAGGCTAAATATAACTTCTACAACAGTTATCCGGGTAAGACTTAACTGATTCATCACTTTATGACATTTCCAATGAACTGATGTCCTCCAGAATAGCAGGTTCTGCTCTTGAGTTAAAACAGTTCTACCATCTGCACAGTTGTGTGCCTGCAAAAAAGATGCAACCACTGCGTTACTTCAGAGGTTATTCATAAGACCTTCGTTGGTCATTTCTTGTAACCTGTAATGGTGAATGCATTCATACGGGCCTGTTGATTTTTCACCAGCTGTCTTTGTTTGGATCACGTTGGACTTTTTAAAGTTAACAGGTAGACTATTATGACGCGTGGTGTTGTCTTTGTGGTTGTGGAGCTCCCCAGGCGGTGGTGGCGGCGTGTAGACGTGCGTGACCTGTAGATGGAGGGTAGAGGGTGGAACAGATGACACCTGAATGTTTTACTTGGAAATTCCAATTTTTAAGCATTTCATACTTGCAGAGACGtcttttctgttttaatctggatttTGACAATTTTCATTTCATCAGATACCACATGAAATTTCTCAATAGAGTTTCCATTAACTGTTGATTCTGTTATCGTTCTACTGGTTTCGATTTTCTTAATGTGAATTATTGTGATAGACATGTGGCATTAAACATTTGATACATTATTACCGGTAAattttcttataaaaaattaatCCTGGTGGTTATTCTAGATCCAACAAGACTGACCTTTCCTCTTGTCCCTGGTTCATATTGatataatgcatttatttgtaaaaaaacaaacaaaaaccagtAACCAGTATTTTGTTGGTCACTTAATAACATGCAGTTTAGTTTCTGAGTGGCTTTTGCTTCGGGCCTGACGGGGAATAAATAACTTGTTGTCTCGCACACAAAGTGACGGTCAGTTTAAACGTCCTGTCCTGAAGTCAACGTCTCGCAGAGCGGACACCGACACCAGCTGATGTCCCGAATGCCTCCAAACATCCCAAGAACAAGGCAGCGAACGGGAATCCTGCTGCACTGTGTGTCAGAGCTCTGTGTTGTGTATGTGAGCCGGTCAGCAGTCAGCAGACATCGTCTCTTCTCTGCTTTACTGACAGTAGCTTCCTCTGGGAGACGTCCTCACACCCCCGTGATGGCTCCTGCTTGGCTGCTGGTGCTGATATTTGGTGTTGTGAGTGAGGTGGTTAGACGTCCGTGTTGATGGACCCACGGCGGGGGGTAGATGGTGTGCAGTGTTGAGGTGCCAGTCTTGTACTGTTACGGGCTGATTGTGTCCCATGTGAAGGGGCTTGGAAGGATACTGATCAGAGCTGTAAAGTCCTTGTTCCTCAGGCTCCTTTTTCTCTCTGGCAAGCAAACAGTCCCCACTAAACAGCACCTGAACACCTTTGACCAGATACCAACTCTTTGctacacagaacacacacagttcactcatggtttgcgtgtgtgtttcagacaTGGCAGGGGGACCGGTGGACCCCAGAGAGATCCTGAAGAGTGTGGAGCCTCTGCTGGGGAAAGATGGAGAGCTCCGCAGTCTGGAGGGGGTCCCAAAGGTGTACAGGTGAGAAACTGAGAGGAGGCTGAACTCATTATGGGCGCGACCTTTGCCCTTTGCCCTTCTTGACTGcaccgtgttatatcttcatacttgtgcttttctttttaatgcagcCTTATGAAAGCTTCTACCAAGATGGTCAGTAGATGTATGTACCTGAGCATCTTGCTGCAGACCAAATCCCACGATGTTCTGAACAGGTGGGCTTTACTCTTTCTTCATATGCTGGATATTGCAAGCCTGGTTCTTATAACATCAATATTAACAATATAATGGAAATATTATATTGCATTTGAAGAAATCAACTTACactgtttctttcctttcacgtcaaattaatttatttcagttaaattATACTGAAATAAACTAACCTGCATTTACTTGtgtttaaaaatgcatcaaTAAACCACATTGTTTGGGCTCAAACCGTATAAAAAAACATGCTTCTCGAGTCAGTatcaagatccaatcacatctGTGTACATTGTTATAATAGTACGCATCAATCAATTGCACCAAACACATATTTTGTCACACCAAAGCGTTTTCTGTTCGTGATACGATTCGATTTGAGAACATAACTGAACTCTgaagcagacaaacacaaaccagaAATGAATACCACAGAACAatgttgtgtttatgtattttattcagaaTCAATTTCACATAAAACATTGTGAGAAAGTCACGGTGCCAACAtccgagagaagggagagacagtAACGTGATAGCAGCTTCTGAACATAATCTGTTACTAGCATGCTTCCATTGGTCTTTTGATCCGTGAAGATCTGCATCCTTCATCCTTCTTCTCTCATTCATCCAGGTTTATCAGAGTCGGTGGCTACAAGATGCTAAACGCCTGGCTCACCTACTCCAAAACCACCAACAACACCCCCCTGCTGCAACTCATCCTGCTCACGCTGCAGAAGTTGCCTCTCAAAGTGGACCACCTCAAACAGGTACTGTCTCTGTCCATCCACCACCAGAACCCTGGTCCACCATCCACTAGAACCCTGGTCCATCATCCAGTAGAACCCTGGTCCACCATCCACTAGAACCCTGGTCCATCATCTACTAGAACCCTGATCCATCATCTACTAGAACCCTGATCCATCATCTACTAGAACCCTGGTCCACCATCCACTAGAACCCTGGTCCATCATCTACTAGAACCCTGGTCCATCATCTACTAGAACCCTGGTCCACCATCCAGTAGAACCTTGGTCCACCATCCACTAGAATCCTGGTCCACCATCCAGTAGAACCCTGGTCCATCATCCACTAGAACCCTGGTCCACCATCCACTAGAACCCTGGTCCATCATCCACTAGAACCCTGGTCCACCATCCACTAGAACCCTGGTCCATCATCTACTAGAACCCTGGTCCACCATCCACCAGAACACTGGTCCACCATCCTGTAGAACCCCGGTCCGTCATCCACTAGAACCCCGGTCCATCATCCACTAGAACCCCGGTCCATCATCCAGTAGAACCCCGGTCAACCATCCAGTAGAACCCCGGTCAACCATCCAGTAGAACCCCGGTCCACCATCCAGTAGAACCCCGGTCCACCATCCAGTAGAACCCCGGTCCATCATCCAGTAGAACCCCGGTCCATCATCCAGTAGAACCCCGGTCCATCATCCAGTAGAACCCCGGTCCATCATCCAGTAGAACCCTGGTCCATCATCCAGTAGAACCCCGGTCCACCATCCAGTAGAACCCGGTCCATCATCCACTAGAACCCTGGTCCACCATCCACTAGAACCCTGGTCCACCATCCAGTAGAACCCTGGTCCATCATCCAGTAGAACCCCGGTCCATCATCCAGTAGAACCCTGGGCCACCATCCAGTAGAACCCTGGTCCATCATCTACTAGAACCCTGGTCCATCATCCAGTAGAACCCTGGTCCATCATCTACTAGAACCCTGGTCCATCATCCAGTAGAACCCTGGTCCATCATCCAGTAGAACCCCGGTCCACCATCCAGTAGAACCCTGGTCCACCATCCACTAGAACCTTGGTCCACCATCCAGTAGAACCCTGGCTTTAGTATCTGACATCTCTTTCCCTTCCAGAACAACACAGCCAAGCTGGTGAAGCAGCTGAGCAAGAGCGCGGACACTGAAGGTCTGTGAGCTTCTTTCAAACATGAATGATTGCATGAGGAGGAGACGTGCTCATGTTGCGGTGTTTCCCTCTCAGAGCTGAGGAAGTTGGCGTCGGTGCTCGTAGAGGGCTGGATGGCTACAATCCGTTCCCAGAGTGTGTCGAGCAGCAGCACCTCTCCTGCTGGTGAGCAGCCCTCATTTCTTCCCAGTGAAGCGTGCACAGTTTCTACCTGCAACACATACTGACACGTTCCATCTCGCCTCCAgataagaaaaagaagaaagtggaGGGCAAGCTACCCGTTCGGGACGTGAAGGAGaagagtggagaggaggagaagaagaaggagaaaccTAAAGCTCACGCACCGAGCCACGCAAAGATCCGCTCCATTGGTAAACAGAACCGTCCTGAATGTCACGTGATCACGTCCAGTATGATGCTGATATCATGGCTCAAAGCCACGTCACTGGAACCACGTAACACACGCGTATATCCATTCGCCTACCGGGTACCCAGGAAGAGGAGACGCCATGTCCCGCCACAAACTCAAATGTGTCCAAATCTCATGTGTTATTGTCCACTAGCAGCTGCTGGCCGTCATCTTCTCTCTGTAAATAATGGATATGCTCTTTGTTGTGTAGGATTGGAGATGGACACTCCCAGCATGGCCCCTGCTAAGAAGACGCCCACCGCCCCGCAGCTGGGGGACAAGTACAACATCAAGCCTCCAGTCCTCAAGAGGCTAAGGTACTGAACCCTCCGTGTCTCTGGTAATACAGCAGCGTCCTGTGCTGGATTCACACCGCTGGCTCAggactgccccctgctggccgatGACAGTgcttcaatgttttcttttgtgtcccCTTTCCTCCACTAGCTCTGGTCCAGCAGATGCTCCACCGCTGGAGAAGAAATACAAACCTCTGAACACCCCCTCTAACTCTGCCAAAGAGATCAAAGTGAAGATCATTCCAGCACAGCGTATGTTTAAGCCCACGGCCTCATTTGAAACGCATGTAAGAGAGAGACATGATGGTGGTGTGTGATGTTCTCCGCTCTCTTGTGTCCTCACTGCAGCGATGGAGTGCACAGGGTTCCTGGACGCTCTGAACTCTGCTCCAGTGCCTGGGATTAAGattaagaagaagaaatctgGTGCTGGTACTACCCCCAATACCACTACCAAGGCCAACTCCCCCACGTCTAACAAGGTACACACCCATCCCATTCTGAGCAGCCTGAGGATATTTGACTTATAGTCTTCAgaacaaatgttgtttgcatttgAACCAAACATGAAAGATTTATCAGAACTGCCGGTGCACAGAAGTGAGGAACGTCAGACTCCAAGAAGCTGTAAACATCTCTGTCTTTTTGCAGTCAAGATAAAGTCCAATACTCTTTGTCTGCAGGGAAGTCCATTTGACAGCAAACCTTCTTCgtattcttcatcttctgcaAAACCGTCATCTCCAGAAACAGCTGCTTCCATCACTCCTGCTGATGAAAACCAGGAGCTGGAGCGGCCCGGGACCCCTGTTCCCTCTGAGGAGGCCGAGGCCTCTGACAACGGTACGGTCCTtgaggtgatgatgatgaccttAGTGAAGTTCATTCAGTCAGCCTCCTGACGTGGTCCCGTTGCTTTGTAGGCGAGAAGCCGAACGCTCTGGCAGAACCacggggagaagaagagagcttGACCAAGaaaggcaagaagaagaagacagttCACTgggctgaggaggagcagctcaAACACTACTTCTACTTTGATCTggatgagacagagagaggtaAGGACATGAACCCCTGTGGGACTATCGCTTTCACAGCTGATCCAAAAtgtgagagaggggagagaataGAAATATTAGAGAGGTCCTAGGTCCCTCCCTAATATTCCTTTATATTGTGGTTTCTCACCAACACATCATGATGATACTCGTTTTCACCAAACATGTTGTCCCTGAGGGGAACCTTTGTTCCCTGTCTGTCCCCTTACTGAATCACAATGACAGAATATGCTCAATGTACTGATCGCATATCGAGGTTGGCCAGTCAGACTTCCTGTATTTCTGTGGCGTTGTGAGGGTTTAGGCAAAGTGTCATTGATGTGACGCCGGTTCCGGTACCCAACGCTCCTCATGACTCATCTTATTGCACATAATTCACAGTTAACGTCAACAAGATCAAGGACTTTGGCGAGGCTGCCAAACGAGAGCTGATGATGGACAGGCAGACGTATGAGATGTCCCGCCGGCTCTCTCATGACACCATGGAAGAAAGGGTCCCCTGGACCCCCCCAAGGCCCCTGACGCTGACCGGCAGCCTGGTCATCACTGGCACCAACAGCACAGAGAAACTCTCCCAGAGAGACCGTGAGATGGGCATCCTGCAGGAGATCTTCCTCACCAAGGAGAGGTCAGGCCCTTTCTGTGTTCATTTTAATCTCGATTCTCCACACAAGAGGCTCTCCAGTGATGCTAATGGTTTTCCAAATTGTCTTGTTACTAGTGTGCCCGATAGTCCACATGAACCAGACCCGGAGCCTTATGAGCCCATGCCCCCCCGTCTCATTCCTCTGGACGAGGTTAGTGCATTCACATCACTCACTGGCAACAGTTGGCCTTCCTGTCGCTTCCCTCCAACGAACACATTTTGTGCACGCAGGACTCCACCACGCAGGAGGACGGATATGTGGAGCCCATGGACACGGCGTCCCAGCACGGCTCTGCTTTGGCCCTGACCGAGAGCTCCAAGCTGCCCCCGGTGCTGGCCAACCTCATGGGCAACCTGAGCAGCACCTCCCGCAGCCCACAGGCCACGCCCACAGTCAGCAACCCCGTGGCCCCCACTGTCAACGTCCAGGAGCTGCTCTCATCCATCATGGTACGTACGTGTGCAGAGCTCACCGAATTCCCTCCGCCGGCGTGTCGCCGGCGTGTCGCCGGCGTGTCGCTGGCGTGCCGCTGGCGTGTTGCTGACGTGTCACTGACGTGGTGCCGACGTGGCGCCGACGTGTCGCTGGCGTGGCGGCGACGTGGCGCCGGcgtgtcactgacgtgtcactgacgtgtcactgacgtgtcaCTGACGTGGCGCCGACGTGTCACTGGCGTGTCACTGACGTGGCGCCAACGTGGCGCCgacgtgtcactgacgtgtcGCTGGCGTGTCACTGACGTGCCGCTGACGTGTGGTTGGCGTGTCGCTGACGTGCCGCGGACGTGCCGCTGACGTGCCGCTGGCGTGTCGCTGACAGGTTGCTGGCGTGTCACTGACGTGCCGCTGACGTGTGGTTGGCGTGTCGCTCACGTGCCGCGGACGTGCCGCTGACGTGCCGCTGGCGTGTCGCTGACAGGTTGCTGGCGTGTCACTGACGTGCCGCTGACGTGTGGTTGGcgtgtcactgacgtgtcactgacgtgtcaCTGACGTGGCGCCAACGTGGCGCCGGCGTGTCGCTGGCGTGCCGCTGGCGTGTTGCTGACGTGTCACTGACGTGGTGCCGACGTGGCGCCGACGTGTCGCTGGCGTGGCGGCGACGTGGCGCCGGCGTGTCACTGGcgtgtcactgacgtgtcactgacgtgtcaCTGACGTGGCGCCGACGTGTCACTGGCGTGTCACTGACGTGGCGCCAACGTGGCGCCgacgtgtcactgacgtgtcGCTGGCGTGTCACTGACGTGCCGCTGACGTGTGGTTGGCGTGTCGCTGACGTGCCGCGGACGTGCCGCTGACGTGCCGCTGGCGTGTCGCTGACAGGTTGCTGGCGTGTCACTGACGTGCCGCTGACGTGTGGTTGGCGTGTCGCTCACGTGCCGCGGACGTGCCGCTGACGTGCCGCTGACGTGTCACTGACGTGGTGCCGACGTGGCGCCGACGTGTCGCTGGCGTGGCGGCGACGTGGCGCCGGcgtgtcactgacgtgtcactgacgtgtcactgacgtgtcaCTGACGTGGTGCCGACGTGGCGCCGACGTGTCGCTGGCGTGGCGGCGACGTGGCGCCGACGTGTCGCTGGCGTGGCGGCGACGTGGCGCCGGcgtgtcactgacgtgtcactgacgtgtcactgacgtgtcactgacgtgtcGCTGGCGTGGCGGCGACGTGGCGCCGGcgtgtcactgacgtgtcactgacgtgtcactgacgtgtcactgacgtgtcaCTGACGTGGTGCCGACGTGGCGCCGACGTGTCGCTGGCGTGGCGGCGACGTGGCGCCGGcgtgtcactgacgtgtcactgacgtgtcactgacgtgtcactgacgtgtcGCTGGCGTGTCGCTGACAGGTTGCTGGCGTGTCACTGACGTGCCGCTGACGTGTGGTTGGCGTGTCGCTGACGTGCCGCTGACGTGCCGCTGACGTGCCGCTGGCGTGTCGCTGACAGGTTGCTGGCGTGTCACTGACGTGCCGCTGACGTGTGGTTGGCGTGCCGCTCACGTGCCGCGGACGTGCCGCGGACGTGCCGCGGACGTGCCGCTGACGTGCCGCTGGCGTGTGGCTGACGTGTCGCTGTCTGTCCGCAGGGTGCTTCTGGTAACCAGTCGACTGAGGACTTGATCAAGCAGCCTAACTTCTCGGACAAGATTAAACAGCTACTGGGCTCTCTCCAGCAGACCCAGAACCAGGGAGGACCTCCACCAGGTGAACCCCACGTCTCCTCCCTGTGCCGTAGCATCATGGCCCCCTGTGGGGGTCCTGTTCCTCGTTCTTATGTAACCTGCTTGTCTTTCCATCTAGTCAACCCTGGTTTGCTGGGTCACGGTCCAGGCATGAACAATATGAACAACATGAACATGCACATGCAGATGCCCATGAACGGCGGCTACCCACCCAACAACCCGCCCGGGGGTCCTCGCTTCAaccaccctccaccccctcacAACCACGGCCCGCCTTTCAACAGCGGCGGAGGCCCGCGCATGATGGGGCCGCCACCGGGCCAGGGCCAGGGCCGCGGGGACAATGGCAACTACTGGGGAGATGATTCCATGAGAGGGGGGCCCCACAGGGGGGGCCACTTCCACCGAGGAGgccgaggccgaggaggaggaggagacctgGGCTTCAGGGGCAGAGGACGAGGGGGGCCCAGAGGAGGACACAACAACATGAATGGTATGTGGGACACGGGCCTCAGAATAACCCGAATGAAATCACAGCCAGAACGTATGTAgatttaggggggggggggggggggggcacttcctGCTCCGGCTGCAGTCAGAGACCCACACGTCTCCCCAGCCAGTCTTACGGTTCTGCAAATGAGGTGTGTGTCGCGTGATTGTAACTgtgctccatctcctcctggcAGACATGTCCAAGAGGCCCGTGTGTCGTCACTTCATGATGAAGGGAAGCTGCAGGTACGAGAGTAACTGTGCTTTCTATCACCCTGGGGTAAACGGACCCCCGCTGCCACCCAACCACCCCGCTAACAACCAGCACCCACAGCACGGACACTAGGGCCCTGCTGGCGAGCGGTGATCCAACCCTGCACCTTCCGCGACGCCGGCCCGGAGCAGCTAGCTGAGGGGAGAGCGATGCCACGGCGTTTTTATTGGGTCATTTTAAACAGCGACCCTGTCTGAGCCAGCACCACTGAATCTGTCCTGCGCTGTGCTTGTCTTCCTGTGCACGTGTGATATTGTATCATATTCCCTTCATGAAGTCAGACAAGTGACAGCAGCATTTCGGAAGCACTTAATGAACCCATGACTCGCTGACCCCGA from Gasterosteus aculeatus chromosome 10, fGasAcu3.hap1.1, whole genome shotgun sequence carries:
- the mrps18b gene encoding small ribosomal subunit protein mS40 — its product is MYVEEEEGLILSQDEHKLDGSHVHRLCTAASLQQDQAAQAAEALLRYQDRPWDYLESEEYIEKYGMEPVWAGYRRNHKGGIPPQKTRKTCIRGEEICGNPCPVCRDPNVIIHHQNVKLLQQFISPHTGMVYDPTRTGFLSFQIPYVEFSGEDYSNSHDAVGSTPPAQSLTAGETWYRWYSEMAADEEEVAKVKMTYKAYLK
- the ppp1r10 gene encoding serine/threonine-protein phosphatase 1 regulatory subunit 10 isoform X2, with amino-acid sequence MAGGPVDPREILKSVEPLLGKDGELRSLEGVPKVYSLMKASTKMVSRCMYLSILLQTKSHDVLNRFIRVGGYKMLNAWLTYSKTTNNTPLLQLILLTLQKLPLKVDHLKQNNTAKLVKQLSKSADTEELRKLASVLVEGWMATIRSQSVSSSSTSPADKKKKKVEGKLPVRDVKEKSGEEEKKKEKPKAHAPSHAKIRSIGLEMDTPSMAPAKKTPTAPQLGDKYNIKPPVLKRLSSGPADAPPLEKKYKPLNTPSNSAKEIKVKIIPAQPMECTGFLDALNSAPVPGIKIKKKKSGAGTTPNTTTKANSPTSNKGSPFDSKPSSYSSSSAKPSSPETAASITPADENQELERPGTPVPSEEAEASDNGEKPNALAEPRGEEESLTKKGKKKKTVHWAEEEQLKHYFYFDLDETERVNVNKIKDFGEAAKRELMMDRQTYEMSRRLSHDTMEERVPWTPPRPLTLTGSLVITGTNSTEKLSQRDREMGILQEIFLTKESVPDSPHEPDPEPYEPMPPRLIPLDEDSTTQEDGYVEPMDTASQHGSALALTESSKLPPVLANLMGNLSSTSRSPQATPTVSNPVAPTVNVQELLSSIMGASGNQSTEDLIKQPNFSDKIKQLLGSLQQTQNQGGPPPVNPGLLGHGPGMNNMNNMNMHMQMPMNGGYPPNNPPGGPRFNHPPPPHNHGPPFNSGGGPRMMGPPPGQGQGRGDNGNYWGDDSMRGGPHRGGHFHRGGRGRGGGGDLGFRGRGRGGPRGGHNNMNDMSKRPVCRHFMMKGSCRYESNCAFYHPGVNGPPLPPNHPANNQHPQHGH
- the ppp1r10 gene encoding serine/threonine-protein phosphatase 1 regulatory subunit 10 isoform X1, with protein sequence MPLREAAMFSATVGLEVKDMAGGPVDPREILKSVEPLLGKDGELRSLEGVPKVYSLMKASTKMVSRCMYLSILLQTKSHDVLNRFIRVGGYKMLNAWLTYSKTTNNTPLLQLILLTLQKLPLKVDHLKQNNTAKLVKQLSKSADTEELRKLASVLVEGWMATIRSQSVSSSSTSPADKKKKKVEGKLPVRDVKEKSGEEEKKKEKPKAHAPSHAKIRSIGLEMDTPSMAPAKKTPTAPQLGDKYNIKPPVLKRLSSGPADAPPLEKKYKPLNTPSNSAKEIKVKIIPAQPMECTGFLDALNSAPVPGIKIKKKKSGAGTTPNTTTKANSPTSNKGSPFDSKPSSYSSSSAKPSSPETAASITPADENQELERPGTPVPSEEAEASDNGEKPNALAEPRGEEESLTKKGKKKKTVHWAEEEQLKHYFYFDLDETERVNVNKIKDFGEAAKRELMMDRQTYEMSRRLSHDTMEERVPWTPPRPLTLTGSLVITGTNSTEKLSQRDREMGILQEIFLTKESVPDSPHEPDPEPYEPMPPRLIPLDEDSTTQEDGYVEPMDTASQHGSALALTESSKLPPVLANLMGNLSSTSRSPQATPTVSNPVAPTVNVQELLSSIMGASGNQSTEDLIKQPNFSDKIKQLLGSLQQTQNQGGPPPVNPGLLGHGPGMNNMNNMNMHMQMPMNGGYPPNNPPGGPRFNHPPPPHNHGPPFNSGGGPRMMGPPPGQGQGRGDNGNYWGDDSMRGGPHRGGHFHRGGRGRGGGGDLGFRGRGRGGPRGGHNNMNDMSKRPVCRHFMMKGSCRYESNCAFYHPGVNGPPLPPNHPANNQHPQHGH